GCAGGTGCAAATCGCTTGGTAACTACCTTAAGGAAAACAAGATTGTCGGCATAGAAGGGATAGATACCAGAGCACTTACCGCTCATCTGCGCAATAACGGCTCGCAGATGGGCATCATCTCCACTTTTGATTTCAGTGTGGAAAGCCTGCTTCACAAAGTACGCTCGCATCCCGGGATTGCGGAGCTTGATCTGGTAGAGGAAGTGTCTGCAGCGCAAACTTTTTCCTGGAACAAGGGCTGCGCTCCCTGGTGCAGGTCTGTAGGGAAAGAAGACAAACCGCTTAATGTGGCGGTTTACGACTTTGGGGTCAAGCATAATATCTTAAGGAATCTGGCGGAGGCAGGTTTTGCCGTCACAGTGGTGCCGGCGACAACGCCTGCGGAGCAATTGCTTGAGAAAAACTTTGACGGCGTATTACTCTCCAATGGCCCCGGCAACCCTGAAACAGTGACCTATGCGATAGAAAATACCAAAAAACTGCTTGGTAAAATACCGATTTTCGGCATCTGCCTTGGTCACCAGATTCTTGGTTTGGCCATGGGAGGCAGGACATACAAACTGAAGTTTGGCCACCATGGTGGTAACCATCCCGTCATGGATCTGGAAACAGAAAGGGTGGAGATTACCGCACAAAACCATAATTACTGTGTGGATATCAAAAGCCTGGGAGGGCAGGTGCGGCTGACGCATCGCAACCTGTACGACGGGACGGAAGAGGGTATGCAGCATGTGGAACTGCCTGTTTTTTCCGTCCAGCACCACCCGGAGGCCGGTCCCGGCCCAAACGACTCCACCCATATCTTCAAAAAATTCAGGGCAATGATTGGGGGCAAAGCGTAATGCCGAAACGGACGGATATCGAAAAAATACTGGTGATCGGCTCAGGCCCCATTGTAATCGGCCAAGCCTGCGAATTTGACTACTCCGGCACACAGGCCTGCAAAGCTCTGCGTGAAGAAGGGTATAAAATTGTCCTGGTAAATTCCAATCCGGCCACCATCATGACAGATCCGGAGATGGCCGATGCTGTCTATATTGAACCATTGAACACCGATATTCTGGAGATGATTATCGATAAAGAAAAGCCCGACGCCATCCTGCCGACCATCGGCGGTCAGACGGCCTTAAACCTTACTGTGGAGCTGGCCGAAAAAGGCATCCTCGATAAATACAGAGTTGAACTGATTGGTGCCGGTATAGACGCCATTAAGAAAGCTGAAGACAGAGAACTGTTTCGGGCAGCTATCCAAAAAGTGGGTCTGGATGTTCCGCAGAGCTTTGCTGTGTCTTCACTTGCTGAAGGCCTTGATGTTATCGGGGAAATCGGGTTCCCGGCTATTTTGCGTCCCGCATTCACACTGGGGGGTACCGGGGGCGGCATTGCTTATAACATTCAGGAATACCGGGAAATCCTTGAAAAAGGCTTGGATCTGAGCCCGACAAAACAGGTCCTGGTAGAAGAATCTGTCCTGGGATGGAAGGAATTCGAGCTGGAAGTCATGCGGGACAAAAAAGACAATGTGGTCATTATCTGCTCCATTGAAAACTTTGATCCCATGGGAATCCACACAGGAGACAGCATCACCGTAGCTCCGGCGCAGACCCTCACAGACAAGGAATACCAGCGCATGAGAGATGCGGCAATAGCGATTATCAGGGAGATCGGTGTGGACACCGGCGGCTCCAACATCCAGTTTGGTATCAGCCCGCAGGACGGCCGCCTGGTAGTAATTGAAATGAACCCCAGAGTGTCGAGAAGCTCGGCATTGGCATCCAAAGCCACCGGCTTCCCCATTGCCAAAATCGCCGCCAAACTGGCTGTGGGCCTGACCTTGGATGAAATACCCAACGATATCACCAGGGAAACACCGGCCAGTTTCGAACCTGTTATCGACTATGTTGTCGTAAAGGCTCCCCGCTTCGCCTTTGAAAAATTTCCGGAAGCCGACGCCACCCTGACGACACAGATGAAGTCTGTGGGCGAGGCGATGGCTATCGGCAGAACATTTAAGGAAGCCTTAAATAAGGCAATCAGAAGCCTGGAACTGGATTGCTTCGGCTTTGAGCGCCAGGAGGCGGATATGATGAATATCCGCTCAAAACTGCATATTCCCAACAGTGAAAGACTGCTCTATATTGGCGAAGCATTCAGGCGTGGGCTGACAATTGAAGAAATTCATGAAATCACTCAAATAGATCCCTGGTTTCTCTATAATATCAGACAAATTGTGGCCCTGGAAGACAAAGTGGCCTGCTTTGCCGATGCCGGCAAGACGGAAGCCCTGCCCCCGGAATTGCTGCGCAAAGCGAAGGAATACGGCCTCTCCGACAAAAGAATCGGCCACCTCCTTGGCGATAGTGAAAACGCAGTCCGCAGTCGGCGCAAAGAGCTAGGCGTTTTACCCGTTTATAAGATGGTGGACACCTGCGCCGCCGAGTTTAGAGCGTACACGCCCTATTTCTACTCCACCTACGAAAAGCCATACCGGTCGGCTGGTGCACAGAAAGACGTTACGGTCTGCGAAGCGGCACCCGGTGAGCGTGAAAAAATAATTATCCTGGGATCGGGGCCAAACCGCATCGGTCAGGGCATCGAATTTGACTATTGCTGTGTCCATGCCGTTATGGCCTGCCGTGATCTTGGTTATGAAGCGGTTATGGTCAACTGCAACCCCGAAACGGTAAGTACCGACTATGATACTGCCGATAGGCTTTATTTTGAGCCGCTGACTGCTGAAGATGTGATGAACATTATTGAGCTGGAAAAACCCAGAGGCGTTATTCTCCAATTCGGTGGACAGACACCGCTTAAGCTGGCCATGACTCTTTGGCAGGCTGGAGTTAAGATTCTTGGCACATCACCGGACTCTGTTGACCGTGCTGAGGACAGGAAGCGTTTTAAGGAACTGTTGGATAAACTAGAGCTGAAACAACCGGAAAGTGTAACCGCCGTTTCGGTGGAGGAGGCGCTGGCCGCGGTGCAAAACATCGGCTACCCTGTTATTGTCCGTCCTTCCTATGTCCTCGGCGGCAGGGCCATGGAAATCATCTACAGTGACGACAATCTGCTGGATTATATGAATCGGGCGATGGTCGCTTCCCCGGAACATCCGGTCCTGATTGACAAATACCTGGAAGGCGCCATTGAGGTGGATGTTGATGCCGTCTCCGACGGGACAAACACTCTAATCGCAGGTATTATGGAGCATATCGAGGAGGCGGGTATCCATTCCGGCGATTCGGCCTGCTCGCTGCCCCCTTATTCCATTAGCAGTGATATCATCGAAGAAATCAGGGTTCAAACAAAAGCATTGGCCACAGAACTAGGCGTTTGCGGTCTGATGAATATCCAGTATGCCGTAAAAAATGGGGACATCTACATCCTGGAGGTAAATCCGCGTGCTTCAAGGACCATTCCTTTTGTCAGTAAAGTTACCGGGATACCTTTTGCCAAACTTGCGACACGAGTTATCAGCGGCCACAGTCTGGCAGGGCAGGGAATAACCGATGAAGTGCAAATTCCTCACGTCGCCGTCAAAGAAGCAGTCTTCCCTTTTAACAAGTTTTCCGGCGTCGATGTTCTCCTGGGACCGGAAATGAAGTCCACCGGTGAAGTAATGGGAATAGATGATGATTTCGGCCTTGCCTACGCCAAATCACAGGCTGCCAGTAACAACATCATCCCCATTTCCGGCAGGATCTTTATCAGTGTCAAAGATCAGGATAAGCAGCCCATCGCGGCAATAGCCGCCAGGCTGCAGGCACTGGGTATGAAAATTGTCTCCACCAGGGGGACTGCTAAATACCTGAATGAACTCGGCATCACCACAGATGTAATCAACAAGGTAGCAGAAGGTAGGCCCCATGTTGTTGATATGATCAAAAACAGGGAAGTGGACTTTGTTATCAACACCGTTGCCGGCGCCCGAGCACGTAAAGACTCCTTATCCATAAGAAGGAGCGCGCTGCAGTACAGAGTTCCCTACACCACCACTGTAACCGGCGCCAGAGCCGCAGTTACAGCCATGGAAATGCTCAGTCAGAAAAATATTAATATCAAACCAATCCAGGAATATCACGCATCAATTAGAGAATCTTAAATTCATTAGGGAAGGGGATAAAGTCAAGTCTTAGGACTTGGCTTTATTATACTACTAGAGAAAATTATAACGCTTCGCAGATAGCGAAGCTGCTAAGATAAACAGTACAAAAGCGCGCGCCTTTCTAGTATTCTCAGGGAGCAGGTCCGGTATAACAACCCAACTGCAAGTAAAAGACTTGTTAACCCGGTAGGCACTGCCGAAGGGTGAGGGAATATAGAGGCATGACAGAAAAAAAACAAGCACTTCACACTGAAGTGCTTATTACACATGATAATTTTCTAATCAAGTATTAATCAGCTCGTTGAGAACATTGGCCATTTCTTCTATCTGGTATGGTTTGGAAATAGCTTTCTTAAAACCATACCTGGAATGATGGGCCATGATTGGATCATCTGAATAACCGCTGGAGACAATACCTTTAATCTCAGGATCTATTTTTATGAGCTCGTCGAAAGCTTCTTTGCCTCCCATACCGCCACGTACGGTTAAATCCATGATTACGACATCGTAGGGTTTTCCTGCGTTCAGGGCGCTTTGGTATTTTCTGATGGCTTCGGCTCCATCACTGGCAAAGCCCACGTCATAACCCAAATATTTTAACATTTCATCGGCAAAAGCACGAATCATTTGGTCGTCATCCATAACTAAAACTTTTCCTTTGCTCTTAATTGGAATGTTTGTAACAGGCAGCTCCTCGGGAAGGCACGCCTCCGATACCGGCAGGTGAATTGTAAACACAGTACCTGCGTCAATTTCTGATGTGACTTCAATCGTGCCATTATGGTGTTTTATTATAGAATACGCTGTAAAGAGACCCAAGCCGCTGCCCTCTGGTTTAGTTGTGAAGAATGGGTCGAAAACACGGTCTATGATAGTGGGCGGTATTCCCTTGCCCTGGTCCTGGAACGAAATGCGGAGATATTTTCCTTCAGCTAACTTTTTACTGTGAATTCCTTCTCCGGAAAAAGTAACATTGCAAGCCTTTACGGATATAGAGCCGCCATTTGGCATGGCTTCTTTCGCATTGAGAAGCAAATTGTTAATTGCCTGGTTTAATTGCCCCTGGTCAATTTCAACGGGGTGTAGATCATGCGGCAGATCATAATCACAAGCTACGTTGGAACCGCTTAGTACAAACTCCGCCCATTCGCGAATTAATGGACCAAGGTTAGTAACTTTTTTTATGGGAGCGCCGCCTTTTGAGATAGTTAATAATCGTTTGGTTAAACCTTGTGCATTTTTAGCCGCTTTTTCAATTTCACAGATTTTTGCCATAACCTTGTTGTTTTCGTCGGCATATAACTTAGCCAGTGATAAGTTGCCCAGTATAACAGTTAGAAGATTATTAAAATCATGGGCAATGCCCCCTGCCAAAGTGGAAACCGATTCAAGTTTATTCGACCTAAGCATTTCTTCTTGAATTCTTCTGTCTTCAGTCACATCGCGGAAGACGAGAACAATACCCAGAACATTATCGCTTTTATCAAGAATGGGTGCTGCGCTTTTTACAATATGCCTTTCTGTACCGGTCTTAGCTACAAGTACGGCCTTATCCCTGAGTTTGATGTGACGGCTTGTTTCTAAAACCTTAGTAACGGGGTTTTCACATTCATCGCCTGAGATTTCATTTATTATCTGCAAAACATCTTCTAGGGATTTGCCATATGCCTCATTCTGTTTCCAACCAGTGAGCTCGGCAGCAACAGGATTGATTAACTGAATAATTCCTGCCGCATCGGTTGTAATAACACCGTCTGCGATACTGTGCAAGGTAACTAGCAAGCGCTCCTTTTCTTCGGCAATGGCCTCTTCTGTTTGTTTAATCTTTTTATATTGCCGGGCATTTGAGATGGCCAATCCGCATACGCCAGTAATATTTAGCGCCACATTTAAATAACGGTTTTTATGCTCGCTGAAAGTAATGCCCGCAACGTCCAAAACGCCCCAGCAATCCTGGCCCTGTCCCAACCTAAGCAGAAATCCTTGACGGTTTGTATGCCAACGATACGGCG
The Dethiobacter alkaliphilus AHT 1 genome window above contains:
- a CDS encoding ATP-binding protein; translation: MKNKLCIAACSNIAPEIQSALNASGNESVEVIHYPALCIQRKGWKDAVTQALSLIPPDCEQTIFIGTDSCLPEKEALAMTNNPRIYNLEQCFHLLVSKSLTQKYLNEGAYLLTPGWLKNWQDYLEQWGFKRDDASEFFRDFAKKLVLLDSRLNETEPIKNIEDLSEYLQIPYEVIPVGLDHLILIINSLILEWKLSKEKEQVRDTRDYANSQLADYAMILDIMSKLYKATNEEEIISNILDLFTMLFAPQQLSYIPIIDGKTASPVYRGDKKPCLDKLREIALLMKAPYRWHTNRQGFLLRLGQGQDCWGVLDVAGITFSEHKNRYLNVALNITGVCGLAISNARQYKKIKQTEEAIAEEKERLLVTLHSIADGVITTDAAGIIQLINPVAAELTGWKQNEAYGKSLEDVLQIINEISGDECENPVTKVLETSRHIKLRDKAVLVAKTGTERHIVKSAAPILDKSDNVLGIVLVFRDVTEDRRIQEEMLRSNKLESVSTLAGGIAHDFNNLLTVILGNLSLAKLYADENNKVMAKICEIEKAAKNAQGLTKRLLTISKGGAPIKKVTNLGPLIREWAEFVLSGSNVACDYDLPHDLHPVEIDQGQLNQAINNLLLNAKEAMPNGGSISVKACNVTFSGEGIHSKKLAEGKYLRISFQDQGKGIPPTIIDRVFDPFFTTKPEGSGLGLFTAYSIIKHHNGTIEVTSEIDAGTVFTIHLPVSEACLPEELPVTNIPIKSKGKVLVMDDDQMIRAFADEMLKYLGYDVGFASDGAEAIRKYQSALNAGKPYDVVIMDLTVRGGMGGKEAFDELIKIDPEIKGIVSSGYSDDPIMAHHSRYGFKKAISKPYQIEEMANVLNELINT
- the carA gene encoding glutamine-hydrolyzing carbamoyl-phosphate synthase small subunit → MNKALMVLADGTVFEGTGFGAEGEVIGEVVFNTSMTGYQEILTDPSYKGQIVTMTCPQIGNYGVNDEDAESSGRPKVEGFVVKEYLDFPSNWRAADSSGRCKSLGNYLKENKIVGIEGIDTRALTAHLRNNGSQMGIISTFDFSVESLLHKVRSHPGIAELDLVEEVSAAQTFSWNKGCAPWCRSVGKEDKPLNVAVYDFGVKHNILRNLAEAGFAVTVVPATTPAEQLLEKNFDGVLLSNGPGNPETVTYAIENTKKLLGKIPIFGICLGHQILGLAMGGRTYKLKFGHHGGNHPVMDLETERVEITAQNHNYCVDIKSLGGQVRLTHRNLYDGTEEGMQHVELPVFSVQHHPEAGPGPNDSTHIFKKFRAMIGGKA
- the carB gene encoding carbamoyl-phosphate synthase large subunit — protein: MPKRTDIEKILVIGSGPIVIGQACEFDYSGTQACKALREEGYKIVLVNSNPATIMTDPEMADAVYIEPLNTDILEMIIDKEKPDAILPTIGGQTALNLTVELAEKGILDKYRVELIGAGIDAIKKAEDRELFRAAIQKVGLDVPQSFAVSSLAEGLDVIGEIGFPAILRPAFTLGGTGGGIAYNIQEYREILEKGLDLSPTKQVLVEESVLGWKEFELEVMRDKKDNVVIICSIENFDPMGIHTGDSITVAPAQTLTDKEYQRMRDAAIAIIREIGVDTGGSNIQFGISPQDGRLVVIEMNPRVSRSSALASKATGFPIAKIAAKLAVGLTLDEIPNDITRETPASFEPVIDYVVVKAPRFAFEKFPEADATLTTQMKSVGEAMAIGRTFKEALNKAIRSLELDCFGFERQEADMMNIRSKLHIPNSERLLYIGEAFRRGLTIEEIHEITQIDPWFLYNIRQIVALEDKVACFADAGKTEALPPELLRKAKEYGLSDKRIGHLLGDSENAVRSRRKELGVLPVYKMVDTCAAEFRAYTPYFYSTYEKPYRSAGAQKDVTVCEAAPGEREKIIILGSGPNRIGQGIEFDYCCVHAVMACRDLGYEAVMVNCNPETVSTDYDTADRLYFEPLTAEDVMNIIELEKPRGVILQFGGQTPLKLAMTLWQAGVKILGTSPDSVDRAEDRKRFKELLDKLELKQPESVTAVSVEEALAAVQNIGYPVIVRPSYVLGGRAMEIIYSDDNLLDYMNRAMVASPEHPVLIDKYLEGAIEVDVDAVSDGTNTLIAGIMEHIEEAGIHSGDSACSLPPYSISSDIIEEIRVQTKALATELGVCGLMNIQYAVKNGDIYILEVNPRASRTIPFVSKVTGIPFAKLATRVISGHSLAGQGITDEVQIPHVAVKEAVFPFNKFSGVDVLLGPEMKSTGEVMGIDDDFGLAYAKSQAASNNIIPISGRIFISVKDQDKQPIAAIAARLQALGMKIVSTRGTAKYLNELGITTDVINKVAEGRPHVVDMIKNREVDFVINTVAGARARKDSLSIRRSALQYRVPYTTTVTGARAAVTAMEMLSQKNINIKPIQEYHASIRES